The genomic DNA ggtaaatgttttttttacacgtttttagacattttcagACCGGCACATGATGACACGTCAATTTATACCGTGCTTTCAAAGTTAGTCGCTAACATTCGTCAAagttccacacacaaacaaacacatacctacataatgtgtgtgtatttttcaggTGGACATTGTGTCTGCCAGTCCAGGGAAGGTGGTGTGTGAGATGCGGGTAGAGGAGGAGCACACTAACCGTGGAGGGACGCTGCACGGTGGCCTGACAGCCACTGTGGTCGATGTTATCTCTACGATGGCGATCATGTACAGTGAGAGAGGAGCACCGGGCGTTAGTGTAGACATGAACATCACGTGAGTTCATCAGctaaattaacttaaataatatttttgattAACAACTCCAAACAATCACCAGTCACCACTCAACTGCTCACATTTCACACCTAGTGTAAATAGAATCAACTGTGAATGTAGCACTAATTGATGCCTAATAGATGGACTGAAACTGTAACACATctgtaattgtatttatttaatcacaaGTATTGGTTCCTACTGGAAATACAAAATTCACTAAGAATAAAAAGAGTCACTCaaatatattgtgttttatacatttacaaatcCTCTTCACACTCTTGGAGGTATGTTTTCTGTGCCTCAGTGATCAAATTAACTCTATTTGTAAGTGTAAATAGGATTTTAAATCTCCACAGTTGGAAGTAATATTGTCTAGATTTTCTTAAATGATTATGACCCCAGTAacctgtgtatatatgtgtgatCTTAATAGGATGACAAATCTGTGTCCAGCCTTGTGTGAGCTCATTGTTGaccttgacatttttttgttcatgatTGAGGATTAAGACATTAAACTATGAATGactgaggattttttttttaccgttttGCAGATATATGAATGCTGCCAAGATCGGAGAGGATGTACTAATTACAGCTCAGGTCCTAAAGCAAGGAAGGACATTGGCATTCGCCACTGTAGACCTCACCAACAAGGCCACTGGGAAGCTCATTGCTCAAGGCAGACACACTAAGCACCTCGGCAGCAGCTAAACTGGCTCTAATCTGTGCCTAGTAAGAACATGTTTGTGCAATTTAATATCTAATCCAGTCTGTCTGTAAATAGCTGAAAACACCAAgtgtaataaaacaacaaaagtggtTGACTCAACTCCAAAAAGACTTTCCTGCTGGTTACTGAATGACCTGTATTGTTACTTGTTATAAGAATACATGTTATCGACAGTTAAAAAGGAACGGTACATTTTTATATCCTCAGAGTCGGTCCTGGCCTCACTGTTGTGTCAATGATTTATGCACGTGCAATAAAACAGATGGACAAAGAGTTATGCTTTCAGAATTTGCAGTGTATTGGGATATGCTCAGCAGAATTGATTTGagaatcaaactgaaaaaaaacaaatgtaacacaCCTTATAATCTTTGAACTGAACACACTGAATCAATGAGCAAAATTATATGTACCAAGTACTTTTTCTTTAACAAGCAAGCCCGTAGACTTCAATTTTAATTTGGTGAGCATGGCAggaaataattttaattttactaGGTCAAATTGAACTAAAATACATTATCTTTTAGCAAATTTTGTTAGGTTATGTTAAACATTAACTATTACACATTTCAGAGTATCACCAACCCACATCCCAAATAAATGTACATCAGATTTCAGTAGCTTGAATAGTGCATGAACGGCTTGAAAGGTGACAATGACC from Solea senegalensis isolate Sse05_10M linkage group LG20, IFAPA_SoseM_1, whole genome shotgun sequence includes the following:
- the acot13 gene encoding acyl-coenzyme A thioesterase 13; this translates as MASLTLNSIKQIMRSMTNAPCFDRVLSKVDIVSASPGKVVCEMRVEEEHTNRGGTLHGGLTATVVDVISTMAIMYSERGAPGVSVDMNITYMNAAKIGEDVLITAQVLKQGRTLAFATVDLTNKATGKLIAQGRHTKHLGSS